One genomic segment of Candidatus Fukatsuia endosymbiont of Tuberolachnus salignus includes these proteins:
- a CDS encoding lysozyme, which produces MSKLSKPMLGLILAGATATTILTQFLHEKEGNRLTAYRDGANVWTICRGATRVDDKPVMQGLQLSAEKCEQVNKFEVNKAIAWVEHHVQVPLTDAQKAGIASFCPYNIGAGKCLSSTFYRKLNAGDYLGACAKIKRWLFDGGKDCRIRANNCAGQVMRRAQESELTCWGLDV; this is translated from the coding sequence ATGAGCAAGCTAAGCAAACCCATGCTGGGACTGATTTTGGCAGGGGCGACAGCGACCACCATCCTTACACAATTTCTGCATGAAAAAGAAGGTAATCGGCTGACGGCCTATCGAGATGGCGCGAATGTGTGGACAATTTGCCGCGGTGCCACCCGCGTTGATGACAAGCCGGTAATGCAAGGCCTGCAACTCAGTGCAGAGAAATGCGAGCAGGTTAACAAATTTGAGGTGAATAAGGCGATTGCCTGGGTAGAACACCATGTTCAGGTACCGTTAACCGACGCACAGAAAGCCGGTATTGCTTCATTTTGTCCGTATAACATCGGTGCAGGCAAATGCCTTTCCTCTACCTTCTATCGCAAACTCAATGCCGGTGACTACCTCGGTGCTTGTGCTAAAATTAAACGCTGGCTATTTGACGGCGGTAAAGATTGTCGCATTCGAGCTAATAACTGTGCAGGTCAAGTGATGAGACGCGCGCAAGAAAGTGAACTCACCTGTTGGGGACTCGATGTTTAA
- a CDS encoding class II holin family protein: protein MEKLTTGVAYGASAGSILNGLLNSYSPEQWNAIGVLAGVSLAVLTYLTNLYFKIKEDRRKSATSQ from the coding sequence ATGGAAAAACTGACCACCGGCGTTGCCTACGGGGCTTCAGCCGGTAGCATCCTGAATGGTTTGCTAAACAGCTACAGCCCGGAACAATGGAACGCCATTGGCGTGCTCGCGGGCGTCTCTCTGGCGGTGCTGACCTATTTGACCAATCTGTATTTCAAGATTAAAGAAGACCGGCGTAAGAGCGCAACAAGCCAATGA